From a single Botrytis cinerea B05.10 chromosome 4, complete sequence genomic region:
- the Bcard1 gene encoding Bcard1, producing the protein MDIRLLRSSDIPHVQHANITNLPENYFMKYYLYHALSWPQLSFVAVDVSRPQKTPYDYPRIVGYVLAKMEEDPADGVQHGHITSLSVMRTHRRLGIAEKLMRQSQKAMVETFSAQYVSLHVRVSNQAALRLYRDTLGFQTEKIEAKYYADGEDAYSMNLDLSYIREQILDEEEGDEGEAVGSAGSAKDVKAIEEGKDAEAGEKKRKVKVGRGLGVGELVEKNEALPIREEK; encoded by the exons atGGATATTAGACTATTGCGCTCGTCGGATATTCCGCATGTTCAACATGCCAACATCACCAATCTCCCCGAAAA CTATTTCATGAAATATTACCTCTACCATGCCCTCTCCTGGCCACAACTCTCCTTCGTCGCAGTCGACGTCTCGCGTCCCCAGAAAACCCCCTACGACTACCCCCGCATCGTCGGCTATGTCCTTGcgaaaatggaagaagatcCTGCCGATGGCGTTCAACACGGTCACATTACCAGTCTGAGTGTTATGCGCACCCATCGACGTCTTGGAATTGCTGAAAAACTCATGAGACAGAGTC AAAAAGCCATGGTCGAAACCTTCTCCGCACAATACGTCTCCCTGCACGTCCGCGTCTCCAACCAAGCCGCGCTGCGTCTCTACCGCGACACTCTCGGTTTCCAGACGGAAAAAATCGAGGCAAAGTACTATGCCGATGGCGAAGATGCCTATTCGATGAATTTGGATCTGTCGTATATCCGGGAGCAGATattggatgaggaggagggggacGAGGGCGAGGCGGTCGGGAGCGCAGGAAGCGCAAAGGATGTGAAGGCGattgaggaggggaaggaTGCAGAGGCGGgcgaaaagaagaggaaggtcAAGGTAGGGAGGGGATTGGGGGTGGGCGAGCTGGTGGAGAAGAACGAGGCGTTGCCTATTAGGGAGGAGAAGTGA